One Chroogloeocystis siderophila 5.2 s.c.1 DNA segment encodes these proteins:
- the hisD gene encoding histidinol dehydrogenase, translating into MLRIITQQAEVRAELQRICDRTHDDQVVHKEATVREVLQAVKRQGDRALLHYTAEFDHQNLKQEELRVSGSELDAAYQQVSKELLDAIKLACRQIEAFHRQRVPKSWVHFGDDDVVLGKRYTPVDRAGLYVPGGRAAYPSTVLMNAIPAKVAGVPRRVMVTPPGVGKSINPAVLVAAQEAGIEEIYRVGGAQAIAALAYGTETIPKVNIITGPGNIYVTLAKKLVYGTVGIDSLAGPSEVLVIADETANATYVAADLLAQAEHDPLAAAILLTTDAELAKKVQAEVERQLENHPRRTLTEKAIAHYGLIVIVDSLEQAAELSNEFAPEHLELEIAEPWELLEKIRHAGAIFLGSSTPEAVGDYLAGPNHTLPTSGAARYASALGVETFLKHSSLIQYSPIALQKVAGIIEVLAKAEGLPSHAASIRLRTQPKSDTWGMEDGEKPKS; encoded by the coding sequence ATGCTGCGAATTATTACTCAGCAAGCCGAGGTACGAGCAGAGCTACAACGCATCTGCGATCGCACCCACGATGACCAAGTGGTTCACAAAGAAGCGACGGTGCGGGAAGTGCTTCAAGCAGTGAAGCGCCAAGGCGACCGAGCCTTACTGCACTACACAGCAGAATTTGACCACCAAAACCTGAAACAAGAAGAGCTACGCGTTAGCGGTTCAGAATTAGATGCGGCTTATCAGCAAGTGTCGAAAGAACTGTTGGATGCGATTAAGCTTGCTTGTCGTCAAATCGAAGCATTTCACCGTCAACGAGTGCCCAAATCATGGGTTCATTTTGGCGATGATGATGTTGTCTTAGGCAAACGCTACACGCCTGTAGACAGAGCAGGGTTATATGTGCCTGGTGGTAGAGCCGCATACCCAAGCACGGTGCTGATGAATGCGATTCCGGCAAAAGTCGCAGGAGTGCCACGGCGAGTTATGGTGACACCACCAGGCGTAGGCAAATCAATTAATCCAGCAGTGTTGGTGGCAGCGCAAGAAGCTGGGATAGAAGAAATTTATCGCGTAGGAGGGGCGCAAGCGATCGCGGCATTAGCGTATGGCACAGAAACGATACCCAAGGTAAATATTATTACAGGACCAGGTAATATCTATGTCACGTTGGCAAAAAAACTCGTCTATGGAACTGTCGGGATTGACTCGCTAGCCGGACCTTCTGAGGTACTGGTAATTGCAGACGAAACCGCGAACGCAACTTATGTCGCCGCTGACTTGTTAGCACAAGCCGAACACGATCCACTCGCTGCGGCGATATTGTTGACGACGGATGCGGAATTAGCAAAAAAAGTACAAGCTGAAGTCGAGCGACAATTAGAAAATCATCCACGCCGAACTTTAACCGAAAAAGCGATCGCGCATTATGGCTTAATTGTGATTGTCGATTCGCTAGAGCAAGCTGCGGAACTGTCAAATGAGTTTGCGCCAGAACATTTAGAACTTGAAATCGCAGAACCTTGGGAGTTGCTAGAAAAAATTCGTCATGCTGGGGCGATTTTCTTAGGTTCCTCTACACCAGAAGCTGTAGGAGACTATTTAGCAGGACCAAACCACACGTTACCAACTTCAGGAGCCGCACGTTATGCGTCAGCTTTAGGTGTGGAGACTTTCTTAAAACACTCTAGCCTCATTCAGTATTCACCGATCGCGCTGCAAAAAGTTGCAGGAATAATCGAAGTCCTCGCAAAAGCTGAAGGATTGCCATCTCATGCTGCATCGATACGCTTAAGGACGCAGCCCAAAAGTGATACTTGGGGAATGGAAGATGGAGAAAAGCCAAAGTCTTAA
- a CDS encoding universal stress protein, translating to MLKTIVVALDGSDLSEQVIQTVQELQLQPDSQIILCHVIPPPVSDLDMAADLPHAYAAEIPYRNIEKQIAAYRDKLPGESQVEIVSGDPAEEIVRIANIYQADLIAIGSRGLQGVKRIIQGSVSSQVVESAHCSVLVVKPTT from the coding sequence GTGTTAAAAACAATTGTGGTCGCTCTTGATGGTTCAGACCTTTCAGAACAAGTCATTCAAACTGTACAAGAACTGCAACTGCAACCTGATAGCCAAATTATCCTTTGTCACGTGATTCCGCCACCAGTATCTGACCTCGACATGGCGGCTGACTTACCTCACGCCTATGCAGCGGAAATACCCTACCGAAACATAGAAAAGCAGATCGCAGCCTATCGAGATAAGTTACCTGGAGAAAGTCAAGTTGAGATTGTCAGCGGCGATCCGGCGGAAGAGATTGTACGGATTGCGAATATTTACCAAGCTGATTTAATTGCGATCGGCAGTCGCGGTTTACAAGGTGTGAAGCGAATTATTCAAGGCTCAGTAAGTAGTCAAGTTGTCGAAAGCGCGCATTGTTCAGTGCTAGTGGTCAAGCCAACAACCTAG
- a CDS encoding TatD family hydrolase — protein sequence MQLIDSHVHLNFDVFEPDLPAVRARWQASDVVHLVHSCVEPAEFASIQLLAEKIPELSFAVGLHPLDVDKWTADTASQIASYARLERRVVAIGEIGLDFYKAENQAQQKEVLAQQLMIADELDLPVIIHCRDAANVMRDILQDFRQQGRQIKGVMHCWTGNPEETQWFLDLGLYVSFSGIVTFKNAKQIQESAKMVWSDRLLIETDCPFLSPVPKRSQKRNEPAFVRYVAEAVASLRGVTLEEIATQTTTNACKLFGLSV from the coding sequence ATGCAACTCATAGATTCTCACGTTCATCTCAACTTTGATGTGTTTGAACCAGACTTGCCAGCCGTGCGAGCGCGCTGGCAGGCTTCTGACGTGGTGCATTTGGTACACTCATGCGTAGAACCAGCAGAATTTGCTAGTATTCAATTACTAGCAGAAAAAATTCCTGAGTTGAGTTTTGCGGTCGGCTTACATCCCCTCGATGTGGATAAGTGGACAGCAGACACAGCCTCTCAAATTGCCTCCTACGCTCGTTTAGAGCGTCGAGTTGTGGCAATTGGTGAAATTGGGCTAGATTTCTACAAAGCAGAGAACCAAGCACAACAAAAAGAAGTGTTAGCGCAACAGTTGATGATCGCAGACGAGTTAGACTTACCTGTAATTATCCACTGCCGCGACGCAGCAAACGTGATGCGCGATATCTTACAAGATTTTCGGCAACAGGGTCGTCAAATCAAAGGAGTTATGCATTGCTGGACGGGGAACCCAGAGGAAACACAGTGGTTTCTCGATTTAGGATTGTATGTGAGTTTCAGTGGTATAGTCACATTTAAAAATGCTAAGCAAATTCAAGAGTCAGCAAAAATGGTCTGGAGTGATCGCCTGTTAATCGAAACTGACTGCCCGTTTTTATCTCCGGTTCCTAAAAGAAGTCAAAAGCGTAATGAACCAGCGTTTGTCCGTTACGTAGCTGAAGCCGTAGCAAGTTTACGCGGCGTGACCTTAGAAGAGATAGCTACGCAAACAACAACAAACGCTTGCAAGTTATTTGGACTTTCTGTCTAG
- the rpsT gene encoding 30S ribosomal protein S20 produces MANTKSAIKRIKIAERNRLRNKAYKSAVRTLMKKYLTAVDIYAANPTPEAKQEVLSHMAAAYSKIDKAVKRGVLHPNNGARKKSRLVKRLRQHEQAEATGN; encoded by the coding sequence GTGGCGAATACAAAATCTGCTATCAAGCGTATCAAAATTGCAGAACGAAACCGACTCCGTAACAAAGCTTACAAATCGGCGGTGAGAACTTTGATGAAAAAATACTTAACCGCTGTCGATATCTATGCTGCCAATCCTACTCCAGAAGCAAAGCAGGAAGTGCTTTCGCATATGGCAGCAGCTTACAGCAAGATTGATAAAGCTGTAAAACGTGGCGTATTACATCCCAACAATGGAGCTAGAAAAAAATCGCGTTTGGTTAAACGGTTGAGACAGCACGAACAAGCAGAAGCAACAGGGAACTAA
- the rpoB gene encoding DNA-directed RNA polymerase subunit beta, protein MTNETYIEPTFLLPDLIEIQRSSFRWFLEDGLIEELNSFSPITDYTGKLELHFIGQNYKLKRPKYDVDEAKRRDSTYAVQMYVPTRLINKETGEIKEQEVFIGDLPLMTDRGTFIINGAERVIVNQIVRSPGVYYKSEVDKNGRRTYSASLIPNRGAWLKFETDRNDLVWVRIDKTRKLSAQVLLKALGLSDNEIFDALRHPEYFQKTIEKEGQFSEEEALMELYRKLRPGEPPTVLGGQQLLDSRFFDPKRYDLGRVGRYKLNKKLRLSIPETTRVLTSNDILAAVDYLINLEFDIGNTDDIDHLGNRRVRSVGELLQNQVRVGLNRLERIIRERMTVSDADALTPASLVNPKPLVAAIKEFFGSSQLSQFMDQTNPLAELTHKRRLSALGPGGLTRERAGFAVRDIHPSHYGRICPIETPEGPNAGLIGSLATHARVNQYGFLETPFRAVENGRVRFDQSPVYMTADEEDDLRVAPGDTPVDENGYILGAQVPVRYRQDWTTTTPEQVDYVAVSPVQIVSVATSMIPFLEHDDANRALMGSNMQRQAVPLLKPERPLVGTGLEAQAARDSGMVIVSRTDGVISYVDANRICVRPDGNGTEIEYQISKYQRSNQDTCLNQRPLVQKGDRVVAGQVIADGSATEGGELALGQNILVAYMPWEGYNYEDAILISERLVQEDTYTSIHIEKYEIEARQTKLGPEEITREIPNVGEDALRQLDEQGIIRIGAWVEAGDILVGKVTPKGESDQPPEEKLLRAIFGEKARDVRDNSLRVPNGEKGRVVDVRVFTREQGDELPPGANMVVRVYVAQKRKIQVGDKMAGRHGNKGIISRILPMEDMPYLEDGTPVDIVLNPLGVPSRMNVGQVFECLLGWAGENLGARFKVTPFDEMYGEESSRTLVHSKLSEARDRSGKNWLFDPEAPGKIKVFDGRTGEAFDRPITVGMAYMLKLVHLVDDKIHARSTGPYSLVTQQPLGGKAQQGGQRFGEMEVWALEAFGAAYTLQELLTVKSDDMQGRNEALNSIVKGKAIPRPGTPESFKVLMRELQSLGLDIAVHKVETQADGSTTDAEVDLMADTGNRRTPSRPTYESLTREALEDDM, encoded by the coding sequence ATGACGAACGAAACCTATATAGAACCCACTTTTCTATTGCCCGACTTAATCGAAATTCAGCGTTCTAGCTTCCGTTGGTTTTTAGAAGACGGTCTGATTGAAGAACTTAACAGCTTTTCTCCGATCACAGATTACACAGGCAAATTAGAACTACATTTTATCGGTCAAAACTACAAACTTAAAAGACCTAAGTACGATGTAGATGAAGCAAAGCGCCGCGATAGCACCTACGCGGTACAAATGTACGTGCCTACCCGATTGATTAACAAAGAAACAGGTGAAATCAAAGAACAAGAAGTCTTTATTGGCGATCTCCCCTTAATGACGGATCGCGGTACCTTTATTATTAATGGTGCGGAACGCGTCATTGTCAATCAGATTGTCCGCTCGCCAGGAGTTTACTACAAATCCGAAGTTGATAAAAATGGTCGTCGTACCTACTCAGCGAGTTTGATTCCGAACCGAGGTGCGTGGCTCAAATTTGAAACTGACCGTAATGATTTAGTCTGGGTACGCATCGACAAAACGCGCAAGCTGTCCGCACAAGTATTACTTAAAGCACTCGGACTATCAGATAATGAAATTTTCGATGCGCTGCGCCATCCAGAGTATTTCCAAAAGACAATTGAAAAGGAAGGGCAGTTTTCGGAAGAAGAAGCCTTAATGGAGTTATACCGCAAGCTACGTCCTGGTGAACCACCAACTGTACTGGGCGGTCAACAGCTATTAGACTCGCGCTTTTTTGATCCCAAACGGTATGACCTTGGTCGTGTCGGACGCTACAAGCTCAACAAGAAACTCCGCTTGAGTATTCCTGAAACGACGCGAGTTCTCACGTCTAATGATATTCTCGCAGCAGTTGACTATTTGATCAACCTAGAGTTTGACATTGGCAATACCGATGATATTGACCACCTGGGTAATCGCCGAGTCCGCAGTGTTGGGGAATTACTTCAGAATCAGGTACGCGTTGGTTTAAACCGCTTAGAGCGAATTATTCGCGAGCGTATGACTGTATCGGATGCCGACGCTTTGACGCCTGCGTCTTTAGTTAACCCTAAACCACTCGTTGCCGCAATTAAAGAATTCTTCGGTTCAAGCCAATTAAGTCAGTTTATGGATCAGACAAATCCGTTAGCTGAACTGACACATAAACGCCGCTTGAGTGCGTTAGGTCCTGGAGGATTAACCCGCGAACGTGCAGGCTTTGCTGTACGCGATATTCATCCCTCGCACTACGGGCGAATCTGCCCGATCGAAACCCCAGAAGGTCCCAACGCGGGTTTGATTGGTTCTTTGGCAACCCACGCCCGTGTTAACCAATACGGGTTTTTAGAAACGCCATTTCGAGCCGTAGAAAACGGACGCGTCCGCTTCGATCAATCGCCAGTTTATATGACAGCAGACGAAGAAGACGATCTGCGCGTTGCGCCAGGAGATACTCCAGTTGACGAAAACGGTTATATTTTGGGAGCGCAAGTCCCCGTCCGCTATCGCCAAGACTGGACAACAACGACACCAGAGCAAGTAGACTATGTTGCTGTATCGCCCGTGCAAATTGTGTCGGTAGCAACAAGCATGATCCCCTTCTTAGAGCATGATGATGCGAACCGCGCGCTCATGGGGTCGAACATGCAACGGCAAGCAGTACCGTTGCTTAAACCAGAACGTCCCCTGGTCGGAACTGGTTTAGAAGCCCAAGCCGCACGCGACTCTGGAATGGTGATTGTGAGTCGCACAGATGGTGTGATTTCGTATGTCGATGCTAACCGCATTTGCGTTCGTCCCGATGGCAATGGTACCGAGATTGAGTATCAAATCTCAAAATATCAGCGCTCAAACCAAGACACGTGTTTGAACCAACGACCTTTGGTGCAAAAAGGCGATCGCGTCGTTGCGGGTCAAGTTATCGCAGATGGTTCGGCAACCGAAGGCGGTGAATTGGCACTTGGTCAAAATATCCTTGTTGCCTACATGCCCTGGGAAGGCTACAACTACGAAGACGCGATCTTGATTTCGGAACGACTCGTTCAGGAAGATACTTATACTTCAATTCACATTGAAAAGTATGAAATTGAAGCAAGACAAACTAAACTAGGTCCCGAAGAAATCACGCGGGAAATTCCGAACGTCGGGGAAGACGCACTACGACAACTCGACGAACAGGGAATCATCCGCATCGGTGCTTGGGTAGAAGCCGGAGATATTCTCGTCGGTAAAGTCACTCCCAAAGGCGAATCGGATCAACCCCCCGAAGAAAAATTATTACGTGCCATTTTCGGCGAAAAAGCCCGTGATGTCCGCGATAACTCCTTGCGAGTCCCCAACGGCGAAAAAGGTCGGGTCGTCGATGTGCGTGTATTTACCCGCGAACAAGGCGATGAACTGCCGCCTGGAGCAAATATGGTGGTACGCGTCTACGTCGCGCAAAAGCGCAAAATTCAAGTTGGCGACAAAATGGCAGGACGTCATGGCAATAAAGGCATTATTTCCCGAATTTTGCCAATGGAAGATATGCCGTACTTAGAAGATGGCACACCTGTAGACATTGTGCTAAATCCGCTGGGTGTACCTTCGCGGATGAACGTCGGTCAAGTCTTCGAGTGCTTACTCGGTTGGGCTGGAGAAAACTTAGGTGCGCGGTTCAAAGTAACGCCGTTTGACGAAATGTACGGCGAAGAGTCATCGCGAACGCTAGTGCACAGCAAATTAAGTGAAGCTCGCGATCGCAGCGGTAAAAATTGGTTATTTGACCCCGAAGCCCCAGGCAAAATCAAGGTATTTGATGGTCGTACGGGAGAGGCATTTGATCGCCCAATCACCGTTGGTATGGCGTATATGCTCAAACTCGTTCACCTTGTCGATGATAAGATTCACGCACGTTCTACCGGACCATACTCTTTAGTCACACAGCAGCCTCTAGGTGGTAAGGCACAACAAGGAGGTCAGCGCTTTGGCGAGATGGAAGTATGGGCATTAGAAGCCTTTGGTGCAGCGTATACCTTGCAGGAATTGCTCACCGTCAAATCGGATGATATGCAAGGACGTAACGAAGCACTCAATTCGATCGTTAAAGGCAAAGCCATTCCGCGACCAGGCACACCAGAATCCTTCAAAGTGTTGATGCGCGAACTGCAATCGCTAGGGTTAGATATTGCCGTCCACAAAGTCGAAACGCAAGCAGACGGTAGTACTACAGATGCCGAAGTCGATCTGATGGCAGACACTGGTAATCGCCGCACGCCTTCACGTCCTACCTACGAATCCTTAACTCGCGAGGCACTAGAAGACGATATGTAA